The sequence GTTCCATGCATTTCGCCAACTGCGTCAAGCAGCAAAAACACACCCCGTGTCGATCGACATTGACGCGGCCGAAAATTGCGCCAAGAGCACCGTTCGCGACTGGTCATGGCGCAAGCGGGCGTGTTACGACGTCACCCCGACGAAGAGACCGCGATCAGGAGTGTGCGCGAGATGTCTGCAACCTGGACCAAGGCCGGATGGCGTGCCAAGCCGCGCATCCAGATGCCCGATTACGTGAATGCCGAGGCACTGTGCGAGGTGGAGACCCGGCTCGCCTCCTATCCGCCGCTGGTCTTTGCAGGTGAGGCGCGGGCGCTGCGCCGCAAGCTCGCCGACGTGTCCGAGGGCAAGGCGTTTCTCCTCCAGGGCGGTGATTGCGCCGAGAGCTTCAACGAGTTCTCCGCCGACAATATCCGCGACACGTACCGGGTGCTGTTGCAGATGGCGATGGTGCTGACCTTCGGCGCGAAGCTGCCGGTGGTGAAGGTCTCCCGCATGGCCGGGCAGTTCGCGAAGCCGCGCTCGGCGTCGACCGAGGTGAAGGGCGGTGTGGAACTGCCGAGCTACCGCGGCGACATCATCAACGGGTTCGACTTCACGCCCGAGGCCCGGATCCCCGATCCGCAGCGGATGCTGCAGGCCTACACCCAGGCGGCGGCGACGCTGAACCTGCTGCGCGCCTTCTCCCAGGGTGGCTTCGCGGACATGCACCGGGTGCACGAATGGACGCTGGGGTTTGCCGATGCGGCGGCCTCCACGTCATACCGCGATCTCGCCAACCGGATCTCCGAAGCGCTGCGCTTCATGGAGGCGGCGGGCGTCAACTCCTCCAACACCGACGCGCTGGGGCGGGTCGATTTCTACACCAGCCACGAGGCGCTGCTGCTCGAATACGAGGAGGCGCTGGCCCGGGTCGATTCGACCTCCGGCAACGTGGTGGCGGGCTCGGGCCACATGATCTGGATCGGCGACCGCACGCGGCAGCCGGACGGTGCGCATGTGGAGTTCTGCCGCGGCGTACTGAACCCGATCGGGCTGAAATGCGGCCCGTCGCTGGAACCGGACGAGCTGATCACGCTGATCGACAAGCTGAACCCGGAGAACGAGGCGGGGCGGCTGACGCTGATCGCGCGCTTCGGTGCGGGCAAGGTCGGCGACCACCTGCCGGGCCTGATCCGGGCGGTGGAGCGTGAGGGCCGCAAGGTCGTCTGGTCCTGCGATCCGATGCACGGCAACACCACGAAGTCGTCCACCGGCTATAAGACCCGCGCCTTCGACAGCGTGCTGAGCGAGGTGCGCGAGTTCTTCGAGATCCACGCGGCCGAGGGCACCTATGCCGGCGGCGTGCATTTCGAGATGACGGGTCAGGACGTGACCGAGTGCACCGGCGGCGTGCGCGCGGTGACGGACGAGGACCTGTCGGACCGCTACCACACGGCCTGCGACCCGCGGCTCAATGCCTCCCAGGCGCTGGAGCTGGCCTTCCTCGTGGCCGAAGAGCTCGATCGCGCGCCGGTCAAGCACCGCGCGGCGATGTGATCCAAGGGGGCGCTGCGGCGCCCCTTCCCTTATCCGAAGAGGTGAACATGACCCATATGGTCGTGCTGACCGCCGCCGCCGGAGTGAGCGATGCGGTGGCCGAGGACGTGGCGCGCGCGCTGGGCGGCACGCCGAACCGGCTGGCGGAGACCGCCGTCGAGGTCGCCGTGGATGGGCCGGTCGACGCCGCGGCCCCCGAGGGCGTAGATCTCAACGTCGTCCCCGTGGCGGGGCGCGAGAAGCGGATGCTGATCGCCGACATGGACAGCACCATGATCCCGGTCGAATGCATCGACGAGCTCGCGGATTTCGCCGGCGTCAAGGACCGGGTCGCCGATATCACCGAACGCGCCATGCGCGGCGAGCTCGACTTCGAGGCGGCGCTGCGCGAGCGAGTCGGTCTGGTGAAGGGCCTTCCGACCGCCGCGCTGGAGCAGTGCTATGCCGAGCGCATCGCGCTCAATCCCGGCGCCGAGGTGCTGGTGCGCACCATGGCCGCGCGCGGGGCGCAGACGGCGCTGGTCTCGGGCGGGTTCACCTTCTTCACGAGCCGGGTGGCCGCGGCCGCGGGCTTCGCGGTCAACCGTGCCAACACGCTGCTGTTCGAGGATGACCGGCTGACCGGCGACGTGACCGAGCCGATCTTGGGCCGGCAGGCGAAGCTCGACGCGCTGCATGAATTGGCCGGGCAGGGCGGCTTCGGCCCCGACGCGGTGATCGCCGTGGGCGACGGAGCCAACGACCTTGCCATGGTCGAGGCGGCGGGTCTTGGCGTGGCCTACAAGGCGAAACCGGCGCTGAAGAACGGGGCCGACGCCGTGCTCGATCACTCCGACCTTACAGCGCTGCTGGCGTTGCAGGGCATCCCGCAGGCGGAGTGGTGGCGGGGCTGAGCCTCAGTCCTTCACGACGCGCAGATGCGCGCGGCTGAGCGGCTTGCGCTCGGTCGAGGCCTTGCCTCCGTCGATGGGCTTCAGATGCGGCATCTGGAATGCCGCCTGCTCCTGCGCGAAGCCTGCGACGGGCCGCGGGATCGCCGCGCGCTCCCGCAGTGTGTCGAGGCGGATCGCGCCGATGGTGAGCTGCGTCTCCACGCCGAACTGCTCGGTCTCCACTACCAGGCAGCCGAGGATGCGGGTGATGTCG is a genomic window of Pontivivens ytuae containing:
- the serB gene encoding phosphoserine phosphatase SerB translates to MTHMVVLTAAAGVSDAVAEDVARALGGTPNRLAETAVEVAVDGPVDAAAPEGVDLNVVPVAGREKRMLIADMDSTMIPVECIDELADFAGVKDRVADITERAMRGELDFEAALRERVGLVKGLPTAALEQCYAERIALNPGAEVLVRTMAARGAQTALVSGGFTFFTSRVAAAAGFAVNRANTLLFEDDRLTGDVTEPILGRQAKLDALHELAGQGGFGPDAVIAVGDGANDLAMVEAAGLGVAYKAKPALKNGADAVLDHSDLTALLALQGIPQAEWWRG
- a CDS encoding class II 3-deoxy-7-phosphoheptulonate synthase; protein product: MSATWTKAGWRAKPRIQMPDYVNAEALCEVETRLASYPPLVFAGEARALRRKLADVSEGKAFLLQGGDCAESFNEFSADNIRDTYRVLLQMAMVLTFGAKLPVVKVSRMAGQFAKPRSASTEVKGGVELPSYRGDIINGFDFTPEARIPDPQRMLQAYTQAAATLNLLRAFSQGGFADMHRVHEWTLGFADAAASTSYRDLANRISEALRFMEAAGVNSSNTDALGRVDFYTSHEALLLEYEEALARVDSTSGNVVAGSGHMIWIGDRTRQPDGAHVEFCRGVLNPIGLKCGPSLEPDELITLIDKLNPENEAGRLTLIARFGAGKVGDHLPGLIRAVEREGRKVVWSCDPMHGNTTKSSTGYKTRAFDSVLSEVREFFEIHAAEGTYAGGVHFEMTGQDVTECTGGVRAVTDEDLSDRYHTACDPRLNASQALELAFLVAEELDRAPVKHRAAM